Sequence from the Rhizobium etli CFN 42 genome:
GTTCTTTATCTCATCACGGGTGCTTTTTGGCTGCCGGTCGTTTGGATACAGATGGAGATGCGCAAGATTGCGAAAGAAGCAGCTGCAAATGGTGAGCCGCTGCCGGCGCTATACCATCGGCTGTTCTGGACCTGGTTCTGTTTTGGCTTTCCGGCCTTTGCTTCAGTGCTGGGAATTCTCTGGCTGATGATCACGCGCCCGGTTGGATAGTCAGGGTGCGCATTTGTTGAAGCTCACCAATGCAATCGCGGTGAGATGCACCTTAAGTCCAACCGTTTATGGGGGTTTGACCCCCTTTTTCGATTTTGCACCTGCGCATGCCTCGGTCCGCCTGTCCGACCGGGAGATGTAGACTGGCCCCGCCTATTCGGCGCCAGCCAGCTCCACCGCCGCCGCACGAACTTGGCGTCATCGCGGACGCCGTCGAAATATGCTCAGATTGCACACTCCAGCGAATCCTTCAGTATCGACGCTCGTGTAAGATCATTAACGATCGCGTCCTTCTCCCTATATTCTCTTCCAAGCTGTCCGATAACGGACCAACCATTGCGGCTTGGGAACTCGGACAGCTGAAGGCGGTTGTCGGGGAAACCTGGCAATGAGGTCTGCAATGGAAAAGGTTATCAACATCGACTTCCATGTCATTTGGAAGCCACCGGTATACGTCCGGATCGGCGACGGCATTCGTGAGCGCATTGAGGGTCCGGACGCGGCGCTTGCGGCGCTTCTCCATCGCTGGCCGTCGACCAATTCTCGTGAGTTCGGCGTCGCCAAGCGCAGATGCGTCGATGCCATCGCTCGTCGTGGAAGTGCCGAGAGAGCCCGCAGGGCGTTCATGGAGGCGGCGCTCGCCGCGAGGGTATTCGCATGACCGTGCTTTCAATCGACGCACCGCACTGGGCGATACTTTTGGGGACGTTGACGCTTACATGCTGGATTGCTGCCGGCCTGGCGGCCGTTCTCGGGACCGCTGAGGAGATCAGGCACGGCAAAGCCGGGGGATTTGCCGGCTATATGACAACGGGCCTCGCTGGGGCCGGCGTTGGCTCCGCACTAGCGATGATCGCCATCTTGATATCCGCGTAACGGGCAAAGGACGCCGGACGCCCTTCGCTTCCGCGGAGCGGTCTCCCTCGTCGATGCGGGCGATGTCAGTTATTCCAACATCGCCTGAGCGGCGGACCAAGCCTTGCCTATTTATGACTGAAGCTCCATGCGTTGAGTTCCGGGGATGGCATCGATCTCGAAGCAAGACGGCCTGATCCGGCATCGGCGCCAGCTTTATAGAGGGAAACCGTTGAGGAACCGACTTAACCGCCCGCGAGCAGCTGTTGGGCGTGCCCAGGGAAATCAGAATGCTCCCCGCTAAGTGGCGCCTTACGACATCTTAAGCGGCGACGGTCTGGAGACACGATGCGCGATTGCATTATCATCGGAGGTGGACCTGCTGGCTTGACTGCGGCCATTTATCTTGCGCGCTATCACCTCTCAACAACCGTATTCGATGACCATAGCAGTCGTGCCGCCACCATTCCGATTTCCCATAACCTCGCAGGGTTCCCGGAGGGCATCAGCGGAAGGGAGCTTCTCGCCAGGATGCGCACACAGCTTCAAAGGTACAAAGTTCAGATCCTGGCTGAGGGCGTTAGCCAGCTTCGGAAGGAGCAGGTCGGCTTTCGAGTTCTCTCCAACAGCGGCAGCATGCGGGCCCGAACAGTCCTTCTCGCCACCGGTGTCACCGACCGCAAGCCACCGATATTGGCCGAACGTCATGACGAGGCTGTTGCAGGCGGCCTTATCCGCTACTGCCCTGTCTGTGACGGGTTCGAGGTGACCGACAAGCGTGTGGCTGTTATCGGTTGCGGATCGAGAGCGTTTGCGGAGGCGCTGTTCCTGCGGAGTTATACGACACACGTGACCATCATCACACCGCAGGAGGAACACGAGCTCTCGGAGATTGAGGTCGATCGGCTGCGGGACTTACAGATCGGCCTCCAGAAAGGTCCGGTAAAGTCCATCGACCCCGGGCGCGATGCAATCAGAGTCGCGACAGCTTCCGGTATCGGCGAGTTTTCGTCTATATACCCGGCGCTTGGATCGGACGCTCGGTCGAAACTGGCAGCTGTGGCCGGTGCAGAATTGTCGGAGAACGGCTGCGTCATCGTCGACAGTCACCAAAGGTCAACCCTACCTGGCCTGTATGCAGCTGGAGATGTGGTCGTTGGCTTGGATCAGATCGGGACCGCGATGGGCCAGGCGGGCATAGCGGCCACCGCGATCCGAAATGATTTGAACGAGGCTAGACCTCTAGCGCGCTAAAGGATGCCGTCGCTGGGCCCCACCCCGCATTTCCGGAAAAGCGTGTGGACCGGGTGAGCCTGAGCCTTGCTCTACGTATTGCTCAGTGCGCAGCAACCTTGCTCTTGGGACCGAGTTAATCATCGAATCGGACTGCACGAGGCGCCTTTTCGGGAAAAGTCGCGGCCAACAGTTTCCATATCTCAGGATTAGGCAATGAATGACGACCATCCGGACCGCAAAAGCCCAACAACACCAGCCGCGGCAGGACTAACACCCGCCTTAACCCGCAACATAGAAGCTATCATGCAGCGCCGCCGGCAGAGCCAGAACGCAGCATCTGCTCAGGAGCGTGCCGCTGCTGCGGTCAGCAAGTTTGCTGGTTCAATGATGTTCGTCTACATTCACATCGTTTTTTATGGCGTCTGGATCATCGCAAATGTGGGTTGGATCCCACAGGTGCCACTCTGGGACCCCTCTCTGGTTATCCTCGCGATGGAGGCGTCGGTCGAGGCGATCTTTCTCTCGACGTTTGTCCTGATCAATCAGAACCGAATGGCTGCACAGGACAATGTCCGCGCCGACCTCGACCTCCAGATCAGCTTATTAAACGAACATGAAACGACACGCCTGATTGCGATGGTCGAAGCCATTGCAAAGAAACTTGAAGTTCCGACCGAGGCCCATGAGGTCGAAGAGCTAAAGAAAGACATTGCGCCGGAAGCAGTGCTGGATCGCATCCAGGCGGAAGGGGAAGACAAGTAGAAGTGTTCGTGTTGGCTGCGAAGTGGGACTCCCGGGCTGATGTTAGCGGGATCCGCGGGCCTTGTGGCCGGCCGGTTCGCTATCGAGCTCGTCAACTCACTTCTGCCACCTGACCTGCAAGGCGTTCAGGGCGGCGACAAGATCACTCTGTCACCCTTCTTATCATTCGACGCCGATGGCGTTGCAGGCTCTCTGCGCGCGCAGCAGTCCGACGTGGCCTTCGGCCCCCGGCGCCTTCCGACGGTTCGCCAACGGCGGTCGGCCGTTCTGCCCAAGTGCAGCAACACCGAAGCGTACGGCATCCCTCGCCGGCGACTCCGCCGCTGCGGCGACCGCTTGCGCGAACTCTCGGTCACCTGTGTCCCACTCACTCATACTCCACGAGGCTGCATAGAAGGCACGATCTCTCACCTATCCGGATGATTGCCGTTACAGGTTTAGTTTGTAGTAATACTAGGTTTCTGACCAATCTTGGGAAGAGTGTCGTTGATTATGGCTAGATCTTCTCGAAAAAATATCTTTTAAAAGGGCGTGCCAGAGTAAGCAGATGTGGCTGGTATAAAGGAACCGTCATGGCTGGAGCAGCCTTGGTCGGTCCGTGGGCTTCATGTCGTCGGATGATGTTTAAAGGGTAACGACATGCGCAAAACAATGGCCGCCGGCCTGGCCGCCTTGATCGCCTTCTATGTTCTCGGCGGCATGAGCGCGAGACATGAGATCTTTCCCTGGCCACAACTTTCCGCGCTGAAGAAAATGATTGGCCCAGAGAAGGAGGCGGCTTCAAGCCGTTATACCTTCGACGACAAGGAACGACTCATCGCAGATGAATCAAAAACCGCGGTGACCTGCCCGACCCAAACTGATCGAACTGCTGTCCTACTCATTCTTGGCCAATCGAACGCGGCCAACTACGGTGGACAACGGCACCAGTCAGATTATGGCGCTCGCATTGTAAACGCCTTTGACAAACGGTGCTTCATCGCGGCGTCGCCACTTCTTGGATCGACTAATACCAAGGGAGAGTATTGGACGCTTCTTGCGAACAAATTGATCGGATCGGGACAAAATGACAGCGTCATCCTCGCACCTCTCGCATATGGCGGTTCAGAGGTCGCACGATGGGCGGCAGGCGGTGACCTCAATCCTGTGCTGGTCGACACAATGAAACAGCTTCAGGATTCCGGTTATCGGATAACGAGCGTCCTCTGGGTGCAGGGAGAGGCGGACCTCGTCATGGGCACCACTTCCGAGGCCTACCAGAAACATTTCATGTCAATGGTTGACACATTGCGTCAGCACGGCGTCGAAGCACCCGTTTACATTTCGATCGCATCGAAATGCCTGGAACCGAGCAATGGCGGCTTCAAGGAGCATATTCCGGACAATGCGATCGTACGGGCGCAACTGGCCCTGTCAAAAAGCGGTCACGGTATCCGAGAGGGCGTCAATTCTGACGCGTTACTCGATGGAGATGACCGCTACGACGATTGCCATATCGGGGGCTCAGGCGCGGAGAAAGTGTCGCAGGCCTGGCTGAACCTTCTGCGTGGCGAGAGCCACCTGGAAAGCTCGCGATAGTCTTCAGTGATTTCACCCCCAGATCCGCGCGAGGCTTCCTGCAGTACCGGGCGCTGGACATCATTCCCTGCT
This genomic interval carries:
- a CDS encoding DUF982 domain-containing protein, with translation MEKVINIDFHVIWKPPVYVRIGDGIRERIEGPDAALAALLHRWPSTNSREFGVAKRRCVDAIARRGSAERARRAFMEAALAARVFA
- a CDS encoding NAD(P)/FAD-dependent oxidoreductase, producing the protein MRDCIIIGGGPAGLTAAIYLARYHLSTTVFDDHSSRAATIPISHNLAGFPEGISGRELLARMRTQLQRYKVQILAEGVSQLRKEQVGFRVLSNSGSMRARTVLLATGVTDRKPPILAERHDEAVAGGLIRYCPVCDGFEVTDKRVAVIGCGSRAFAEALFLRSYTTHVTIITPQEEHELSEIEVDRLRDLQIGLQKGPVKSIDPGRDAIRVATASGIGEFSSIYPALGSDARSKLAAVAGAELSENGCVIVDSHQRSTLPGLYAAGDVVVGLDQIGTAMGQAGIAATAIRNDLNEARPLAR
- a CDS encoding DUF1003 domain-containing protein, encoding MNDDHPDRKSPTTPAAAGLTPALTRNIEAIMQRRRQSQNAASAQERAAAAVSKFAGSMMFVYIHIVFYGVWIIANVGWIPQVPLWDPSLVILAMEASVEAIFLSTFVLINQNRMAAQDNVRADLDLQISLLNEHETTRLIAMVEAIAKKLEVPTEAHEVEELKKDIAPEAVLDRIQAEGEDK
- a CDS encoding sialate O-acetylesterase, whose product is MRKTMAAGLAALIAFYVLGGMSARHEIFPWPQLSALKKMIGPEKEAASSRYTFDDKERLIADESKTAVTCPTQTDRTAVLLILGQSNAANYGGQRHQSDYGARIVNAFDKRCFIAASPLLGSTNTKGEYWTLLANKLIGSGQNDSVILAPLAYGGSEVARWAAGGDLNPVLVDTMKQLQDSGYRITSVLWVQGEADLVMGTTSEAYQKHFMSMVDTLRQHGVEAPVYISIASKCLEPSNGGFKEHIPDNAIVRAQLALSKSGHGIREGVNSDALLDGDDRYDDCHIGGSGAEKVSQAWLNLLRGESHLESSR